The segment AACGGCTTCAAATCTCGTTCCATTCCAAGCCGGATCAGCCGTTAATGCACTCCGCAAACTTTGCAGAAAGATGCGATTGTGATCGGTGGTTCGAGCCGTTCCACATAATGCAGCAATGCGTAGCACCTTCTCAGGATACAGCGCGCCCCAGTGATAAGCTTGCTGTGCGCCCATTGACCAACCGTAAATTAAAGCTAGTTGATCGATTTGAAATACTTCTTCTAGAAGTTGCTTCTGGGCACGAACATTATCGAAATGGCTAAAAATCCCCCAATCGCTGTTACTTGGCGAAGTTGAAAGACCATTGCCAAACATATTGGGAATGATCACAAAGTACTTTGTCGGATCTAAGATGCCATCTGGACGAATCAACCAATCAATGTCTGAATGCTGCGCGCCGTAAGAGGTTGGATAGAGAATTGCATTTGAGCGATCGTCATTTAACGTTCCATAAGTTTGATAGACGATCTGAGCTTCACTGAGCGTTTTCCCACAGTAAAGCTCAAAATTTTTCAGCGTAAAACACTCACTCATACAAGCTTTGTTGCAATATCGAGGTTAACTTTGATATAGCCTGAATCAACGTGAGCAAGATGCTGCTTAATTTGCTCGTGTGCTGCTGGCAGTTGGTGGAATGGGATTGAGGGATACATGTGATGTTCCGCATGAAACGGCATATTCCACATGATGAATTGCATCGGGAATAAGGTCATGACCGATCGAGTATTCGTCAATGGATTATCATCATGGCTGCATCCGGTATGTTCTGCGAAGAGATAGCCTCTCAGAATCGGCTGCGCGACAAAGAGCGGGAAAAGCCAATACATCACAAACCAGGGTTTCTGAACTGCGATCGACACTAAAATCGCGACCCCATAGACCGCAAGCTGGAGCCGAGTAGAGCGAATTACCTCTGCCCGCGCTTCTTCTGAAATATAGGGATAGTCTTCAACTTGTCCTAAAGCAACTCGAATATGAGTGGTAAGCTTACTCCACCACCAAGGCAATCCGCTAATCATCCACAAGTACTCTCCTAAGTTCTTGGGCATTGGATCGCTGAGTTCTGGGTCTTTTTCTAGATTTTGCACATAGCGATGATGCCATTTGTGATAGCGCCGATAGAATGCGCCGTTATAAAAGGACAGCACTCCAGCAAACCAGCACACGAAATCGTTCAATGTATTGTTTTCAAAAGCAGTTCGATGTGAACATTCATGCAACGGAGCAAACATTGCAGCCAAGCTATAACCATAGATCACCAAAGCTGGCACAGCAATTGCCCAATTGTGACCAAAGTTAGTTCCCCATAGGTATCCGCTCACTCCCAGAATTAGCAGGTGAGCAGTAAAACGGATTAATCCTTTCAAGGTCGATCGAGTATTCAATTCTTTCAGAGCGGCAGTTGTGAGAACTGTTCTGTCTCCTAACAGGTTAGACTCAGAAATAGTCGGGTTCATAGCTCATCTTTCAACTTGTTATAACAAGCCTAATTTTAGAGCAATTGTGGATCTGTACTTGAGGCTACCAAACTAAAAAATGACCTTCCCTCTACATTTAGCGATTTCTGAGAAGTTGCGCGATCGCATTCGAGCAGGTATCTACCGACCTGGCGATCAACTTCCGAGTGAACATCAGTTGATGGCTGAATTTGAGGTGAGCCGAATTACGGCTCGACGTGCGATCGCGAATCTCACACAGCAAGGATTAGTCAATGTACAACGGGGAAAAGGCGCGTTCGTTTCCACTCAACAGAAAGTGGTTTACTCGCTGTCTAGTCCGCTGTTACTCGAAGCAGATTTAGCACGACAGGATATTGAAATTACTGTGCAGACTTTGAGCTTTGAGCGAGTGACTGCACCTGTTCATGTTCAGAAAATCTTGAATTGCGCGATCGCTTATCTGCAAAAGAAAGTCCTTTTATTTAATAATGTTCCGAGCTGTGTTGATATTACTTATATTGTTCCAGAGCTAGCAAAAGCCCATGGAAAAGAATTACGTCAAAAATTAACCTTTACAACCTTAGAAAAGTACGGCATCTGCATTCAAAAAATTGATGCTGTCATTGAATGTACTCAAGCGGATTATGAAACGGGTGAGCAGTTAGAAGTCTCGTTGGGACATCCTTTGATTGTTTATCGGCATACGGCTTTTACCGAGGCAGGCGCGATCGTACATGGAGAATCAATTTCACGGGGCGATCGCTTCTGCTATTCGATTCAAATCGATCGAATGATTGCTCCTGATCTCTGATTCAAAAACTACTGTCCCCACTTTTGATGAAAATAACTCAGTAAGCTTTGATCGTACTTTTAAATTTTTCGATAGCAGAAGACTAAAAAACGGGTTGAGTGACCGCAACTCAAAACTGTGCCAACTGATAGAAATGCGAGTAATTTGGTAATACTCTGTTTGACTCAAGCCCCTAAGTTGATTACGGCTAAGTAATATCGATGAAAATCCTACTAACAACTGCCCTAACTGGTGCATTGCTTCTACTCGGTCATGCTAAAGCAACCGCACTCTACACGGGGGGTTCTTCCCCTGAATCCCAAGGTTGGAACAGTCCATCTTCCATTCCACCATTTCCTGCTTCACCGCCTCGGACTATCGATGCCGCAGGCATAACACTCAATACAACAAGCAACAACAATATAATGTATGGCTTTGGTCGTACGAACACACCGTTAGATTCAACAACGGGCTTCAACTTGCGATTTGATTTGCAACTGCTACAAGAGCTTCGGAATGCTTCAAACGATCCAATTAATCCAGCCGACACGAATGCAGATGGGAAAGACGATCGCGCGGGCTTGAGCATTATCGTTGTAAGTACGAATACAACGAAGGCAATTGAGTTAGGCTTTTTTGTCGATCGTATTTGGGCACAGGAAGGGGGTGCTACAAAACCACCTCGGTTTACCCAAGCAGAAGGGGCAGCATTCGACACAAAAACCAATGTGAATCAGTATGACTTGTCGATTCTGGGCAATAACTACTTTCTCTACACTAATGGCAACTACACTACGCCACTGCTGACAGGGCTTTTGCGCAATTACACGGCAGAAGTAGTGACTCCAGTTAATCCATATACCACTGCGAACACAATCTTTATTGGGGATAACACTACTTCTGCAAGCGCGCAGTTTCGGTTGAATCAGGTTGCGTATTCTTCTTCGGCGATCGTTCCTGTCCCCTTTGCTTTCAATCCTTTGTTTGGTTTCGGTTTGTTCGGAATTTCCAGAATTCGCAAAGCAATCAAAGCGCGCCAATCAGCGAACTAGCACTTTCAAGTCTTCGATGAAGTTTGTAAAAAACTGAGTTGCATCGACTTGAGTTGCAATCCAAGCATTGGCAGATGGCTTTGTTGTGAGTCGATCGTCGATCAAAGTCTGTCCGCGCGTCCATTTGCCTTGTGTTTCGACTTGAATATGCGATCGCTGCCACAGCATCGTTTCCGGATAGAACAAATACCCTAAAGTTGCCGCGTCGTGAACTAAGAATCCTGCGGTTCCCTGAGTCTCTCGATACTGTAAAGCCGTTCCAATCATAAACTCACAGAGTTTCATGAGGAACTGAGCAATCTGGCTTTCTGGGTTGGTCTGATAGATCTGGAGAGCCATTTCTTTTGTAAAAATCAGATGGCGTGTGATGTCGAGCGATGTGATGACGATATCATTCCGGCTGTTTAGAACCGTTTCAACTGATCCAGGGTTAAACCAGAAATTAAATTCTGCATGTGAAGTAATGTTGCCAGGGCAACGGAACGCACCACCCATGACAATGATTTCTTTTGCTTTCTGCAAAATTCCAGGCTGTTTGATTTCGGCAGCGGCAAGATTGGTGAGCGGTGCGATCGCAATGATTGTAATTTCTCCAGGCATGGCGTTTAAGCGATCGATCAAAATCTCGTCCGAATATCTCGCTGACTCATACGAATGGATGGGACTGGGTAAGAGTGTCGATAAATTTCCCATGCCATCATTGCCATGAATGTGCGCTGCATCTTCGGATGCGTCTGAAGTTTCAACTCCGCGTCCCACTTCAACATCCGGCAATCCGCCTAGGCTTAAAATTTGGCTGGCACTCGAAAATGTTTGGCGAGAGCTTACATTTCCTGCGGCAGTCGTCACTGCGATCAGTTCAGCAAACCCCCGTTTCACCAGACTCTGTAGCCAAAATAGAGCAAAGATATCATCGCCGCCTGGATCAGTATCGAGAATGATTTTCTGGGTAGACATGATGTGAGAGTGTGACAATCGCTCTTAATTCTTCCACGATTTTTAGCAAATTCGTTCCAGTTGCGATTACACTCAATAGTACAAGTGCGATTGTACTTTCGTGCATCAGTACTGTCCCGTCCGCTCGTTTCGCTATGATTCCGCAACGCCTGACTCTTCGGAATTTTCTGAGCTACCAGGAAGCCACGCTTGACTTCCGGGGGCTTCATACTGCGTGCGTTTGTGGGGCAAATGGGGCAGGAAAATCTTCGCTACTAGAAGCAATTTCCTGGGTGATTTGGGGTGAAAGCCGAGCAGCTTCAGAAGATGATGTGATTCATATGGGCGCAAAAGAAGCGCAAGTTGAATTTATCTTCGGAATGCATCAGCAGATCTACCGTGTGCTCAGAACTCGCCAACGTGGGCAAGGCATCTCGCTGGAATTTCAAATTATGCAGGACGGTGGGTTTCGATCGCTAACTGCCAAAGGCATTCGATCCACGCAGCAATTGATCCTGAGCCATCTCAAAATTGATTACGATACGTTTGTGAATTCGGCTTACCTACGTCAAGGTCGAGCCGATGAATTTATGCTGAAACGTCCTGCGGAACGTAAGCAAATTCTTGCCGATCTTTTGAAACTTCACCAATACGACACGCTTGCAGAACAGGCAAAAGATAGATCGCGTCAGTTTAAAGGACAAGTTGATCTACTAGAGCGAAATTTAGAAGCCGTTCGAGAACAGCTTCAGCAACGAGACGCGATCGAGCAAGAACGTGCCGAACTTGAAGCACTTCTCACCCAAATGCAAGCCCAACAAGCTGCCAGTAATGAACAACTTCAACAACTGCAAGCCGTTCAGCATCAGCGACAAACTTGGCAGCAGCAATTAAGCTGGCAGCAACAACAGCAGCGCAATTTGAATCAAGACTGTCAGCGATTGCAGAAAGAGCGATCGCAAACCGATCAGCAGCGTCAAACCTTAGAAAAATTACTGCAACAAGAAGCGACGATCATTGCCGGATATCGCCATTGGCAAGCATTGCAAGCTCAAGAAGAAGCATTCTCAGCAAAATTCCAGGCGCATCAGGTCGCACAGTCCCAACGCCAACAGCACGAACAACAACAATCTGAAAAGATTCAACAGTTTCAGAATCAACTGCAAAAAGTTCAAGCTCAGGAAATTACTTTACAAGAACAGCTTCAAGAAGTTGAAAAAGCGCTCACGAAAGAAGCTGACGTTGAAGCAGCAGTTCAAAACCTGATTGCCGCACGTCAAGAACTTCAGCAACTCGATCAGCTTCAGTTACAAGCTTCGCCGCTTTTGCAACGGCGGCAACAATTGCAAAAAGAACTCGATCGTGCTTCGACTCGTCTTTCTGCTCGTCTAGAAGAACTCCGCACCTCTGCTCGACAACTTCAAACTCAGCAGCAACGACAACCGAGCTTAAAAAAAGCAGCCGTCGAGGTTGCGGTCAAAATTGAAGAACTCGAAAAACTCCGCGCCTACCAAGACCAAGTACTTGAAAAAGGCTTAGAGCGACGTGGTTTCGTTGATCAACTGCAAGCTCATCAACGAAACTATGAAGCACAGTTGGCAGAGATTGACCAGAAGATTCGGATGTTGGAACAAGAAAAAGCAACTGCGATCGCATCCGAAGCAGAGCACTCTGAAGGCAATACACTCGTTCAACTGAAACAACAATCTTTTCCGCCTTGCCCCTTATGCGATCGACCTTTAGATGAACATCATTGGCATCTTGTTCTCGAAAAACAACAGCAACAGCGTGAAGAAATTCTCTCTGAAATTTGGGTGATCCGTGAACAACTCACGACTTCAGAGCGTGAAATTCAAGTCTTGCGCCAAGAGTACACCGACATTGAAAAGCAATTAGCGCAATATGGCGGTACGTTAGAGCGGCGAGGACAGTTACAAGAACAATTACAAAATACTGCTGCCGTTCAAGAAAAACTGGCTCAAATTACGGCTGAATCTGCCAAGTTAGAAGAACAACTCAAGACTGGACAATTTGAGTTGCCGCTTCATGAGGAATTGCAACTGCTCGATCGACATTTGCAACAGATCGATTATGACGATCGCAATCATGCGCTAGCGCGTGGAAGTGTCGATCGCTGGCGTTGGGCAGAAATCCGTCAAGCAGAAATCAAACAAGCGAAACGCCGACAAGCAACTTTATTGAAGCGGCAACCCGAATTAGAAGCGCAAATTGAGCAGATCGAGCAGCAACTCGAACAATTGAGTCAGGAACTCGATCGCGGGTTGAAATACTACGATCGACAAATTGCAGAAATTGGATACAACCTGGAACAGCACAATGCAATTCGGGCGGCGATTCGTCAAGCTCAACCTTGGCAACTTCGCTATCAAGAGCTTCAACAAGCTAAGCAAAACTATCCCCATGTTCAGCAACGTTTACAAGAACTTGCAGACACAGCGCAAGCACGATTCACCGATTTGCAAACGATCACATATCACTGTCAAGAGTTGATCCAAGCCTTAGAGCGCACGCCTGATCTCGCACCGCATATTCAAGCCTTAGAGCAGCAAATCCAACATCATCGAACTCAGCTTGATGAGCATTTATCGAAGTTGGGCAGACTTCAGCAACAGCAGAAACAGCAAGAAGCACTCAGCCAGCAATTTCAACAGATCAATGCTCAGCTTAAAACGGCTCGTCAGCAGACTCGAATCTATCAAGAACTGACCCAAGCTTTCGGCAAGAATGGAATTCAAGCCTTGATGATTGAGAACATCTTGCCGCAACTCGAAGCGACGACGAATCAAATTCTGTCCCGTCTCAGCGCGAATCAATTACACGTCCAATTCGTCACCCAACGCAATCGGAAATCCAAATCCACATCTGCCAAAGCAATGGAAACTTTAGACATTTTGATTGCAGATGCCTATGGAACGCGACCCTATGAGACATATTCAGGAGGAGAAGCGTTTCGAGTCAATTTTGCGATTCGGCTCGCTCTAGCGCGATTACTGGCTCAACGCTCAGGAACAGCCTTGCAAATGCTGATTGTCGATGAAGGCTTTGGAACTCAGGATCAAGAAGGATGCGATCGCTTAATTGCTGCGATTAATGCGATCGCGCCTGAGTTTGCCTGCATTTTGACGATTACACATATGCCTCACTTCCGGGAAGCTTTCCAAGCTCGCATTGAAGTCACTAAGACTCAAACTGGATCGGAATTAATGCTCTGTTTGTAGGTATAAATTCGATGCTTAAGGTGAGGAGCGGGGAGCTGTTCTCTTAGTAGCTTTCTACTCTCTACTCCCCACCCTTATTGGCATTCACAGCTCAACCCGAATCGCCATAGTCCTACTTCAGCACTTCGTCTAATAAATCTCTCGCTGCCTGTGCTTTCGCCAATGCTGCTTGATGATCGCTATGAGCACGGACTAATCTCAACAGTCCTGCTACACCTGTTTTCAGCTGCTCAAGCTCTTCTCCAGCCATCAATTCACCATCGAGCATTCTGACCAGGAGCGATTTAATATCACCAACATCTTGCCGAACTTTTTGCAACTTCTCGACTGTGCTCAGCAAAGTCTTCAACGAGTTCAAAATCTCGTCGATGTCCTGAACTGCTTCGACCTCTTGAGTCTCTTCGACCTCTTGAGTCTCTTCGACCTCTTGAGCCTCTGCATCCTCTTCAGGTGGCTCAGATTCTGCTTCAGTCTCTTCGATCTCTTCTAAACCTAGCTCTTTTAGCAATTCTGGGTCGGTTGCTTCAGTTTTCCGAGCATTCGTGCGTGGCATTCGTGTCGCCTCAATGATTGTAATTCAGTCGAAACTAATATGTTATACACTAACCGCGATCGATTGCGTCCCGCCTTAAGTGAGAATTGCTCCACCCATCAGCCTTTGATAGCGATATTCTAATTCTGCTTTCATCGCATTCCATTTCTCGATCGTGGGATCTTTCTCGATCGTTCGCTCTGCTGCCTCTCTTGCTAGCACAAGGACTTCTTGATCCTCGACCAAGCTTGCCAGGGCAAAGTCTGGTAGTCCCGATTGCCGTGTCCCTAACACTGCTCCTGGCCCTCTAAATCGCATATCCATCTCAGAAATAAAGAAACCATCCTGAGATTGTTCGAGCACTTTCAAGCGCTGAACTGAGGTTTCACTCTTAGAATTGCTCATCAATAGACAGAACGACTGCGATCCGCCCCGTCCGACTCGACCTCGAAGCTGGTGCAATTGTGATAATCCAAATCGTTCCGCATGTTCAATCATCATCACGGTGGCATTCGGGACATCGACACCGACTTCTACAACGGTTGTAGAGACGAGGATCTGGGTTTTGTTATCTCGAAACTGAGTAATGGCATCGTCTTTCTCAGCAGAAGTCATGCGACCATGCAGTAACCCTACTTTGAAATCTGGAAAAACATTCTCACTCAGATGTTGATGTTCGTCGATCGCGGATTTGAGATCCAATTTCTCTGACTCTTCGACTAAAGGTAAGACAATGTAAACCTGCCGTCCTTGGGCGATTTCGCGCTTCATCAGATCGTAAGCTTGTTGGCGATCGCGACCGGTCAATGCAGTTGTTTGAATCGCTTTTCTTCCAGGCGGCAATTCATCGATTTGACTCACATCTAAGTCTCCGTGCAGCGTTAAAGCAAGGGTTCGCGGAATGGGCGTTGCAGTCATCGTAAGCACATGAGGATGTTCGCCTTTCTGCTGAAGTCGGGCGCGTTGTTCAACGCCAAAGCGATGTTGTTCATCAATCACGACTAAGCCTAAGCGATCGAAGCTGACTGTATCTTGAATCAAAGCATGAGTTCCAACCAGCAAAGGAAGTTCCCCGGTTTGCAATCCACTGTGAATCTCTCGCCGCTTGGCTGCTTTGGTCGAACCTGTGAGCAATTCCACTGGCAAATGAAGTTGATTAAACCAACTCACTAATTTTCGATAGTGCTGCTCTGCTAAAACTTCAGTTGGAGCCATAAACGCTGCCTGATAGCCCGATTGAATCGCTGCTAGGATCGAAATAACAGCAACAACCGTTTTCCCTGAGCCGACATCGCCTTGCACGAGCCGATTCATCGGAGTCTGTTTCTGAAGATCATTGAGAATGTCATTGACAACGCGGCTTTGAGCATTCGTTAAGCTAAAAGGAAGTAACTGATGGAAGCGATCGATTAATTCTCCAGTCGGTGCGAGTACTGCACTGGCTTGAGTTTGCTGCTGTTCTCTGCGCCGTTTGAGTAGGCCAAGCTGTAAGTAAAAGAACTCATCAAATACTAAGCGCCGTCGCGCCGATTCTAATGTCTCCGAATCAGTCGGAAAGTGAATATTCGCGATCGCGTCTTGAATGCCAATTAATCCATATTCTGCAAGTAACCCTTTTGGCATCGGTTCATGCAAATTCTTAATTGCAGGTAACGCTGCCGTCACCGCCCGACGGACTAAATCTGCCCCAACTCCTTCAGTTAAGGGATAGACCGGAACAATCCGACCAATATTTGAAGAATCAAGGGTTTCGCCTTCTTGATCCAGCACTTCAATGTCCGGATCTTCGAGTGAAATGCCATATTTGGTCTGTTTGACTAACCCCGAAGCCGCGATCGAGGCTCCTTTCGGATACAGCCTTTTCTGTTGTTCTTGCCAGCCTCGACTCGCAAAACGGCTCCCCATATAGAAACGGCTGATTTTCATCGAACCGCTAGAGTCTTGAATGCTTAAGTCGAGAATCGTCAGCTTACTATTTCGCGGACTGGTGAAACAATTGCAGCTTTTAATCACGGCGACGATTGTGACCGTTTCGCCGACTTTGAGTTCGCGAATTTTCGCTTGGCGAGCATAGTCAATATAATCACGCGGATAGTAGTAAAGCAGATCGCGCGCAAAGTAAAGCCCAAGCTTAGCAAGCTTTTCGGCACTTTTTGGGCCAATCCCTGGGAGGTAAGTAATAGCTTGTGTCAGCGGAATGTCTTGTGCAGCGACTTCGATCGGTTTTGGAGTTACTTTTGGCGTAGCTTTTGAAGTGGGTTTAGTCGGGGCTTTCTCCGCAGGTTTTTCTTCAGATTTTTTGACTTGATAGAGAAAGCGTCGAGTTTCAGCAACTAAATGCTGGCGTTGTGAAAATTCTAAATCGGAATATTTCGCGAATTGATTCGCGATCGTTTGACAGCGTGCTTGCTCAGATGCCGGGAGTGCGGGAGTTCCTTCGGTCAATGTGAGATGCAAAAATTCGCTGAAGCGGAACTGATTGCCCTCCAGATCATTAAATCCGCGATCAGCTTCGACCGAAAGCGCCTTTTGTAGTCGCACCAAATCCATGATGTGAAATCATCTCACCCTTTTGCATTGATGAAGTCTAGCAAAATTCGCTGGTGAATTGCGCCCAACGGTCGAATTTGATTGGCTCGATCGCTAAACCGCTCTCCTTGCTGAATCTCTGCGATTGTGAACAGCCCTAAATCCCAGCCTTCCATCAGCTTGAGTTCAGAAACATCTACAGTTAGCGGAGCAGCAAAGACATGGCGAGTCGCTCGATCGTCTTCGTAAATCCCGAATTTCACCAGATCCGGCGCAACATAGCAAATTTCTTCTTGCAATTCTCGAACGACTGCCACTTCAGGCGTTTCGCCTGGGTCTAAATGTCCCCCAAACAGTCCCCAATGTCCTGGATAAGCAATATTTGGAATGTTATCTCGGAGTTGAAGCAGGAAGGTCTGATGCTGATAGAGAATTGCGATCGCGACTTCCGGCTTCATAGTGAAATTTCTCTCCGAAACTCGTTTCTAAAATATGGGCGATACTGGATTTGAACCAGTGACCTCTCCCGTGTGAAGGGAATGCGCTACCCCTGTGCCAATCGCCCGAGGAGTTTTTATTCTACATTAGGCGATCGCTCAAATCAAGCCACAAAAAAGGAGCCAAATTTGGCTCCCGCAAATTTATGCAAATTGAACAAGATTACTGGCTTTGAGAAGAGTCGTCTGACACCGTTGGCAGTGCATTGGCTTCTAGCGTTTCAGACACCAACTGTTTCGATTTCCGCGATTCCAACCAAAACGGAACCACGAGCCAAGCCGCTACGAGCAAAAGTGCCACTACCCCAAACTGTGAAGCCAGCGTAAACAGCTTCTCTAGAGGGACAACCTGACCCGCAAAATACGACAACGACACCATGACCGTTGCCCAAGTGAACGCTCCAGCAGTGTTGTACAGCGTAAATTTCCAATAGGGCATCTCTGCGATCCCGGCGAGCGGACTGGCAAAAATCCGCAACAGTGCCACAAATCGACCCAAGAAAACTGCCTTGCCAGCATTCTCCCCAAACTGGCGCTTTAGTTCTTCGATTTGAGTCTCTTGAATGCGGAACACCTTGCCCAAGTTGACCAGCAGTGCCCAGCCGCCGTAGCGCCCAATCCAGTAGCCAATATTGCCGCCGATCGTTGCGCCGAGCGCTGCATCACCAATCACCCAGAAATAATTCAGCTGATCGCTTCCTGCCAAAAAACCACCCGCAAGCGTCACCGTTTCACCGGGAATGGGCAGCCCTAAATTCTCTAACAAAATTCCGAAAAAAATCGCCCAATAACCATACTGCTGAGCAATCTGCTCGATCGCTTCCGGCGAAATGAAGTCAAGTGACATTGCAATAACCTTTACAAACCTTCATCTTCTTTCGATCTTGACGTGGTTTCGCCTCAAGTGTCAATCAATCGATCGACAGTTTCTTTAAGTTCGCGATTTAGGACAGATTCATTAGCATCTCTTCACAACTGTCATCCGTATTTTTCTGTAACGATCAGGAAAACTTTATTAAAATTGCGCTGAGATACGGAGAAAAATAAAGATTCGATAAAACTACGATAGTTGTTTAGTGCATCCGGAAACAGACTCCTTATAGTTGAAGCACTAAATAATGCGTACAACTACTTAGCAAAGGAACGATCCTTGCTCTAGTCAAGTCTTCCGGATGAAGCATGGATGTGAGAGTGAACGAAAGTATGTGGAGATATGGAAATGGCGTTAATTGAGCGGCACGAAGAGGTTGTATTACAACCCCAGGGTCGATTAGATGCAGTGGGTGGTGCAGCATTACACCAACAGTGGGCAACCCTTGCACCTCGGCAATATAAAGCCTGGATTATTGATCTGTCGCGTGTTGAATTTATTGATAGTTCGGGGCTAGTTTCATTAGTCTCAGGATTAAAAGTTGCGACCCATACTGGTACTCAGCTTGTTTTATGTGGATTGCGTCCCTCGACTCGGTTGGTCTTTGAGATTACGCAACTGGATCAGGCGTTTTCGATTTTCGAGAATTATGAAGCGATCGAGGATGCTTTTGGTCGAGTTCAAGAAGTGCTGCAAATCGCTTAATTTATCAGAATTGCTTTATTCATCGCGTTTTGACCTCGTTCAGCGCTCTTAGTCGCTCTAGATCTCCTCTCTTCGCGAGTTGATCGAAGTCGAAACCTAACTCCAGTAAACCACTGTCAGCAAAAAGCCCTCGCAAGATTTAGCTTGTGGGGGCTTTGTCGTTCAATTTATGCGTTAGAGATTCTTGATTTAAGCATTCCCAAAGGTGGGCAGTGAAATTTCACCCTCACCTCGTGGAAAACTCGGCAAATCAAGATGCCCGTTTCTGCGATTTTGTACGGCTAAGCGATAATTGACGCTTTGGAGTTCCGCGTGAAGTTGACGATTTTCGCGCTGAATCATTGCCACCTTTTCTCGCACAGGCTGCATCCGCTCGGCAAATTTCTGCCGATACACTTTAGGCAATTCTTGCACGACTTGTTCGAGCATCTTCGATCGCTCAGTTAATTCCTGAGCCGTTTGCCGTAACTGGCGCATTTCTTCATCGCGTTGCGTAATTTGCTCTTGGTAGAACGTGACTTGTTCCTCTACGGTCTGAAGCTGTTCGCGTAGCGCCCGGACTTCAGCGACTTGTCGATCGGACGGCTCATCTGAAGCGGGGATGGGCGCACTCGCATTGCCTTTAACCAGGCGGAATAATTCCTGCGAGAGCTGCTGCACGAGCTGATCGCGCATTTGCAGTTCTTCTTGGAGACGGGCATTTTCAGCAAAGATTTGCTGAGCTTGAGAAGCGTCAAGTTGCATCACGAGATAGGTACTCCCTCTTGGGTTATGACGTTAAGGTTTTCCTCCCATAATCGCGGAGGAGACGATCGACGAATGTCTCGCCAAATTGCAGTTGCCGCCAATGTACCATCTGCAACCGCAATTGATACCTGATTTAATCCCTCTTTTAAATCTCCCAGTGCGAAAATTCTCGGATGCGATGTCCTACACATGTCGTCAGTCAGAAGGTTTCCGCCTTTCCAGTCGAGTTCAATCCCTTTTAAGTAGGCATTGTAATAATGCGAACCCATTGCCACTAAGCCCGTCTGTAATTCGATCGTCCGTCCGTCCGCGAGTTCTACGCCTGTCATCTCATGATCATGTCCAACGAATCGCTTTAACGGCGTTTCGATGAGTGGATATCCGTGAGATTTTAATTTTTCTCGCATCTCGTCGCTGACTTCAAATAAGCCCTGGGTAAAAACGGTGATGTAAGGCGTAAACCAATTCAACACAAATGCGGTGTTAATCGCGCCTTCGCTGCCGACAAACAAGCCACATTTTT is part of the Leptolyngbya boryana PCC 6306 genome and harbors:
- the sbcC gene encoding exonuclease subunit SbcC, producing the protein MIPQRLTLRNFLSYQEATLDFRGLHTACVCGANGAGKSSLLEAISWVIWGESRAASEDDVIHMGAKEAQVEFIFGMHQQIYRVLRTRQRGQGISLEFQIMQDGGFRSLTAKGIRSTQQLILSHLKIDYDTFVNSAYLRQGRADEFMLKRPAERKQILADLLKLHQYDTLAEQAKDRSRQFKGQVDLLERNLEAVREQLQQRDAIEQERAELEALLTQMQAQQAASNEQLQQLQAVQHQRQTWQQQLSWQQQQQRNLNQDCQRLQKERSQTDQQRQTLEKLLQQEATIIAGYRHWQALQAQEEAFSAKFQAHQVAQSQRQQHEQQQSEKIQQFQNQLQKVQAQEITLQEQLQEVEKALTKEADVEAAVQNLIAARQELQQLDQLQLQASPLLQRRQQLQKELDRASTRLSARLEELRTSARQLQTQQQRQPSLKKAAVEVAVKIEELEKLRAYQDQVLEKGLERRGFVDQLQAHQRNYEAQLAEIDQKIRMLEQEKATAIASEAEHSEGNTLVQLKQQSFPPCPLCDRPLDEHHWHLVLEKQQQQREEILSEIWVIREQLTTSEREIQVLRQEYTDIEKQLAQYGGTLERRGQLQEQLQNTAAVQEKLAQITAESAKLEEQLKTGQFELPLHEELQLLDRHLQQIDYDDRNHALARGSVDRWRWAEIRQAEIKQAKRRQATLLKRQPELEAQIEQIEQQLEQLSQELDRGLKYYDRQIAEIGYNLEQHNAIRAAIRQAQPWQLRYQELQQAKQNYPHVQQRLQELADTAQARFTDLQTITYHCQELIQALERTPDLAPHIQALEQQIQHHRTQLDEHLSKLGRLQQQQKQQEALSQQFQQINAQLKTARQQTRIYQELTQAFGKNGIQALMIENILPQLEATTNQILSRLSANQLHVQFVTQRNRKSKSTSAKAMETLDILIADAYGTRPYETYSGGEAFRVNFAIRLALARLLAQRSGTALQMLIVDEGFGTQDQEGCDRLIAAINAIAPEFACILTITHMPHFREAFQARIEVTKTQTGSELMLCL
- the recG gene encoding ATP-dependent DNA helicase RecG, with translation MDLVRLQKALSVEADRGFNDLEGNQFRFSEFLHLTLTEGTPALPASEQARCQTIANQFAKYSDLEFSQRQHLVAETRRFLYQVKKSEEKPAEKAPTKPTSKATPKVTPKPIEVAAQDIPLTQAITYLPGIGPKSAEKLAKLGLYFARDLLYYYPRDYIDYARQAKIRELKVGETVTIVAVIKSCNCFTSPRNSKLTILDLSIQDSSGSMKISRFYMGSRFASRGWQEQQKRLYPKGASIAASGLVKQTKYGISLEDPDIEVLDQEGETLDSSNIGRIVPVYPLTEGVGADLVRRAVTAALPAIKNLHEPMPKGLLAEYGLIGIQDAIANIHFPTDSETLESARRRLVFDEFFYLQLGLLKRRREQQQTQASAVLAPTGELIDRFHQLLPFSLTNAQSRVVNDILNDLQKQTPMNRLVQGDVGSGKTVVAVISILAAIQSGYQAAFMAPTEVLAEQHYRKLVSWFNQLHLPVELLTGSTKAAKRREIHSGLQTGELPLLVGTHALIQDTVSFDRLGLVVIDEQHRFGVEQRARLQQKGEHPHVLTMTATPIPRTLALTLHGDLDVSQIDELPPGRKAIQTTALTGRDRQQAYDLMKREIAQGRQVYIVLPLVEESEKLDLKSAIDEHQHLSENVFPDFKVGLLHGRMTSAEKDDAITQFRDNKTQILVSTTVVEVGVDVPNATVMMIEHAERFGLSQLHQLRGRVGRGGSQSFCLLMSNSKSETSVQRLKVLEQSQDGFFISEMDMRFRGPGAVLGTRQSGLPDFALASLVEDQEVLVLAREAAERTIEKDPTIEKWNAMKAELEYRYQRLMGGAILT
- a CDS encoding NUDIX hydrolase; translated protein: MKPEVAIAILYQHQTFLLQLRDNIPNIAYPGHWGLFGGHLDPGETPEVAVVRELQEEICYVAPDLVKFGIYEDDRATRHVFAAPLTVDVSELKLMEGWDLGLFTIAEIQQGERFSDRANQIRPLGAIHQRILLDFINAKG